Proteins from a genomic interval of Phalacrocorax aristotelis chromosome 3, bGulAri2.1, whole genome shotgun sequence:
- the PARP1 gene encoding poly [ADP-ribose] polymerase 1 isoform X1 — MFDGKVPHWHHYSCFWKRARIVSHTDIDGFPELRWEDQEKIKKAIETGGPGGGKGGEQEGGGKAEKSLNDFAAEYAKSNRSTCKGCEQKIEKGQIRISKKMVHPEKPQLGMIDNWYHPDCFVSRRAELGFLPAYGASQLLGFGILKAEDKETLKKQLPATKSEGKRKGEEVDGNVTAKKKQKKEKEKESKQEKQLKEQTELIWGIKDELRKVCSTNDLKELLIANKQEVPSGENAILDRVADGMAFGALLPCEECKGQFVFKSDAYYCSGDITAWTKCVAKTQTPKRKDWVIPKEFREIPYLKKFKCKKQDRVFPPDAATVNSVPPPSASAPLTETVSAPRDKPLTNMKILVLGKLSKNKEEVKSIVEELGGKMTTTANKATLCISTQKDVEKMSKKMEEVKEAKVRVVSEAFLQDVKSSSKDFQELVSLHALSPWGAEVKMEHEEMAVDGKCSKPPSTKSAGKVKEEQGPSKSEKKMKLTVKGGAAVDPDSGLEDSAHVFEKGGKIFSATLGLVDIVKGTNSYYKLQLLEDDRENRYWVFRSWGRVGTVIGSNKLEQMPSKEDAIEHFLNLYEEKTGNSWHSKNFTKYPKKFYPLEIDYGQDEEAVRKLTVSAGTKSKLAKPIQDLIKMIFDVESMKKAMVEFEIDLQKMPLGKLSKRQIQSAYSILNEVQQAVSDSGSESQILDLSNRFYTLIPHDFGMKKPPLLNNLEYIQAKVQMLDNLLDIEVAYSLLRGGNEDGDKDPIDINYEKLRTDIKVVDKDSEEAKIIKQYVKNTHAATHNAYDLKVVDIFRIEREGESQRYKPFKQLHNRQLLWHGSRTTNFAGILSQGLRIAPPEAPVTGYMFGKGIYFADMVSKSANYCHTSQADPIGLILLGEVALGNMYELKNASHITKLPKGKHSVKGLGKTAPDPTATTTLGGVEVPLGNGISTGINDTCLLYNEYIVYDVAQVNLKYLLKLKFNYKTSLW; from the exons GGCCAGATCCGGATTTCCAAGAAGATGGTGCATCCTGAAAAGCCACAGCTGGGAATGATAGATAACTGGTACCACCCAGACTGCTTTGTGAGCCGCCGAGCGGAGCTGGGCTTCCTCCCTGCGTACGGGGCCTCCCAGCTCCTGGGCTTTGGTATCTTGAAAGCTGAAGATAAGGAAACTCTGAAGAAGCAGCTCCCAGCTACCAAGAGTGAAGG aaagagaaaaggagaagaggtAGATGGAAATGTAACTGcgaaaaagaaacagaaaaaagaaaaagagaaagaatcaAAGCAGGAGAAACAGCTGAAG GAGCAGACAGAGCTGATCTGGGGCATCAAGGATGAGCTGAGGAAGGTCTGTTCCACTAACGACCTGAAAGAGCTGCTGATCGCCAACAAGCAGGAAGTGCCTTCAGGGGAGAATGCC ATTTTGGACCGAGTAGCAGATGGGATGGCGTTTGGAGCTCTGCTTCCCTGCGAGGAGTGTAAGGGACAGTTTGTGTTCAAGAGTGACGCGTATTACTGTTCAGGGGATATTACTGCCTGGACTAAGTGTGTTGCTAAAACGCAGACTCCTAAGAGGAAAGACTGGGTAATCCCAAAG GAGTTTCGGGAAATTCCTTACCTGAAGAAATTTAAGTGTAAGAAGCAGGACAGGGTATTCCCTCCAGATGCTGCGACTGTGAActctgtgcctcctccctccgcATCTGCTCCTTTGACAGAGACTGTGTCTGCACCCAGAG ACAAACCACTGACCAACATGAAGATCCTGGTTCTTGGAAAGCTGTCAAAGAACAAGGAGGAGGTGAAGAGCATtgtggaggagctgggaggaaagATGACAACAACAGCTAACAAGGCCACCCTGTGCATCAGCACACAGA AGgatgtggagaaaatgagcaagaAGATGGAAGAGGTGAAGGAGGCCAAAGTCCGTGTCGTCTCAGAGGCATTCCTTCAGGATGTGAAATCCTCCAGCAAGGACTTTCAGGAGCTTGTATCTCTCCATGCGCTTTCGCCTTGGGGTGCAGAGGTGAAAATGGAGCATGAGGAAATGGCCGTGGATGGGAAGTGCAGCAAGCCTCCAAGTACGAAGAGTGCTGGGAAGGTCAAAGAAGAACAAG GACCTAGCaagtctgaaaagaaaatgaagctaaCAGTTAAAGGTGGAGCAGCAGTAGATCCTGATTCTG GTTTGGAGGATTCTGCTCATGTCTTTGAAAAAGGTGGAAAGATTTTCAGTGCAACCCTGGGCCTAGTAGATATTGTGAAAGGAACAAATTCCTATTATAAACTGCAGCTTCTAGAGGATGACAGAGAGAACAG ATACTGGGTGTTCAGATCTTGGGGTCGTGTCGGCACTGTAATCGGGAGTAACAAGCTGGAGCAGATGCCCTCAAAAGAAGATGCCATTGAACACTTCTTGAATTTGTATGAAGAGAAAACTGGCAATTCTTGGCATTCAAAGAACTTCACTAAGTATCCCAAAAAATTCTACCCACTGGAAATAGATTATGGGCAG GACGAAGAAGCTGTCAGGAAACTGACAGTGAGTGCCGGGACAAAGTCAAAACTTGCTAAGCCAATCCAAGACCTTATTAAAATGATCTTTGATGTGGAGAGCATGAAGAAAGCGATGGTGGAATTTGAG ATTGACCTGCAGAAGATGCCATTGGGAAAACTGAGCAAGCGGCAGATCCAGAGCGCATACTCCATCCTTAATGAGGTTCAGCAG GCAGTTTCTGACAGTGGTTCAGAATCCCAGATCTTGGACCTCTCCAACCGCTTTTATACTCTGATTCCTCATGACTTTGGGATGAAGAAACCACCTCTCCTAAATAACTTGGAATACATTCAG GCTAAAGTGCAGATGTTGGACAACCTGCTTGATATTGAGGTTGCTTACAGCCTTCTCAGAGGTGGAAATGAAGATGGAGATAAAGACCCAATTGACATCAACTATGAAAAACTGCGAACTGATATTAag GTTGTTGACAAAGATTCAGAAGAAGCCAAGATTATTAAACAATATGTGAAAAATACTCATGCTGCTACTCACAATGCATATGATCTCAAAGTCGTGGAT ATCTTCAGGATTGAGCGTGAAGGAGAGAGTCAGCGTTACAAGCCATTTAAGCAGCTTCATAATCGCCAGCTGCTGTGGCACGGTTCCCGCACCACCAACTTCGCTGGTATCCTCTCGCAGGGTCTCCGGATAGCTCCCCCTGAAGCTCCTGTG ACTGGCTACATGTTTGGGAAGGGCATCTATTTTGCAGACATGGTATCCAAGAGCGCTAACTACTGTCACACATCTCAAGCTGATCCCATAGGCTTAATACTACTGGGAGAAGTTGCCCTTGGAAATAT GTATGAGCTAAAGAATGCTTCTCACATAACAAAATTGCCGAAGGGGAAACACAGCGTGAAAG GCTTGGGCAAAACTGCGCCTGATCCCACAGCTACTACCACCCTTGGTGGTGTAGAGGTTCCCTTAGGGAATGGGATCTCAACTGGAATTAATGATACCTGTCTTCTGTATAATGA ATATATTGTGTATGATGTTGCTCAGGTAAATCTGAAGTACCTGCTGAAACTGAAATTCAACTATAAGACATCACTCTGGTGA